Genomic segment of Octadecabacter arcticus 238:
GCGCAGCAGCGGTGGCGTTAGCCGTGCTCGAACTGCGTCGTATCCGGAATTTCTGTGCCTTGGGTTTCGTAGTCATAAACCTGTTTCGCTTCTTCCAAGGTGTCAAACATGACCAACTGACCGTCCCTTAGAACGGCGGCTGATCGGGCGAATCTTTCAAGCGTGTCCGCTTGGTGGGAGACGATGATGACTGTTGTGTCGACCAATCTCTCCTTGAGAACCTGTCCCGCCTTGCGGTTGAACTCCGCATCGGTCGTTTGCGGCATGCCCTCATCAATTAGGTAGATGTCGAAATCAAGGCTCAGCATCAATGAAAATGTGAAACGTGCCCGCATGCCCGCGGAATAAGTGCCCACTGGCATGTCGAAGTATTCTTCGATTCCCGTCATCCAACGGCAAAACGCCTCAACGTAATCGGGGTCAAGTCCGTAAAGTCGCGCGATAAAGCGGCTGTTCTCTCGCGCGGTGTGGCGGTTCACGACCCCGCCCATAAAACCCAATGGAAACGACACACGGCAGGCACGGTTGACTTGGCCTTCGTCAGGCTTTTCGAGCCCTGCCATCATATTGATGATCGTAGTCTTACCAGTGCCGTTCGGAGCCAGAATGCCTAAAGAATGCCCTAGTTCCACACGAAAATTTGCGCGATCAAGGATAACCTTGCGCTGGGTTCCTGTCCAAAAGTACTTACTGACGTTCACAAATTCAAGCATTGAATGTCTACGCTACCTCGGGTCGGGCCCTTTTGGGGGATGTCCCGTACGATGTTGAAAATCGGGCGA
This window contains:
- a CDS encoding ABC transporter ATP-binding protein — encoded protein: MLEFVNVSKYFWTGTQRKVILDRANFRVELGHSLGILAPNGTGKTTIINMMAGLEKPDEGQVNRACRVSFPLGFMGGVVNRHTARENSRFIARLYGLDPDYVEAFCRWMTGIEEYFDMPVGTYSAGMRARFTFSLMLSLDFDIYLIDEGMPQTTDAEFNRKAGQVLKERLVDTTVIIVSHQADTLERFARSAAVLRDGQLVMFDTLEEAKQVYDYETQGTEIPDTTQFEHG